The following is a genomic window from Caldisericia bacterium.
CCATAAGGCATCCAGTTGCAGGGTTTATTCCGTACTTTTTGTAGAGCTTCATCTGTTCTTCCTGAAGTTTCTTTGGATCATCATTATACTTCTTCTGAAGTTCCTGAATCATTGGAGAAAGTTCCTGAGTTTTACTCATGGATTTAAGCTGTTGGAATGTGAAGGGGAATAGTATAAGTTTTACAATAAGTGTTAGAAGTATGACTGCTATTCCATAGTTCTTTGTGAAACCATAGAAGAAGTCAAGAATTCTTCTTACAAAATATGTGAAGGAGTTTTTAACAACTCTTATGGTGGCTTTTTCTTCATAGATATATGAAACTCCATCACTATCCTTGTATTTAACAACTATGGGAACGGTATAGTCCTTTGGCACAACCTTGTCTGTTGGGGCAAGCATTAAAGTTACAGTTACAGATTTCCCTGGTTTTATAGTTTCAATTCTTACATTCTTACCCTTCATGTATTCTGTGAAAAACTCTGTGTTTCTTGTTCTTACAACAACATCCTTTACCTCTTTGCTTCCTGTATTCTTTAAACTTCCAGATAGAGAAACAAGAGTCTCAAGAGAAACCTTAGAGTATGGAGGCTTTGTAAAGGATAGGATTCCTGCCTTAGAAGAAAATGATAGAGGAAAAACTACATTGTACTTCTTTTCCTCGCCTTTCTCTGAATACTTTATCCTTCCAATAAAAAGAAACTCATCCTCTGTAAGTTCTTCCTTCACCTTTAGATTGAAGGAAATTTCCTTCTTCTCCTTTGATTTAAGAGTCGGAATCTCTACCTTGGTGTTTTGAATCTCAAATGGTCCAAGGTCTTCGTAGTTGGACAAAGAGTCAATGGAAACAACAAGATTCTCTTTATCTATCCCAAGATTCTCAAGATTAATTTTCATTGAGAAACTTTCACCAACAGAAGGTTTTTCCACTGGAAGTGTGGTAATCTTTACATCCATTTTGGGACCGAAGCTAAATGCAAGTCCAAAAAGGATGATTGGCAAAATTAAAAAAATCAGTTTCTTTTTCATACTACCTCCTTTTATGGAACAGGATCATCTCCACCCGGAAAAAATGGGTTACACCGTAAGATCCTTTTTATCCCAAGAAATAAACCCTTTGCTACTCCATACTTCTCCACAGCTTGATATGTATAGACAGAACAGGTTGGGTTGTATCTACAGGAGTTGGGAAACATGGGGGAGATAAATTTTTGATAAATTTTAATTAAAAAGAGTACTACCTTTTTCATTCTCAACCTTCCTTAAAAAATCTTCAAAGTCTTTGACAATAACTTCTTCTCTCCTTTTCTCTACAAAAGGGGGAATTATAATTACAACCCACATGTTTTTGAATTTCTCCTGAAGTTTAAAAAATATCTCTCTAATTTTTCTCCTCACTCTGTTCCTCTTAACCGATTTTTTTACACCCACGGGGACAAAGGCAACCTTTAAATTAT
Proteins encoded in this region:
- the yidC gene encoding membrane protein insertase YidC, translated to MKKKLIFLILPIILFGLAFSFGPKMDVKITTLPVEKPSVGESFSMKINLENLGIDKENLVVSIDSLSNYEDLGPFEIQNTKVEIPTLKSKEKKEISFNLKVKEELTEDEFLFIGRIKYSEKGEEKKYNVVFPLSFSSKAGILSFTKPPYSKVSLETLVSLSGSLKNTGSKEVKDVVVRTRNTEFFTEYMKGKNVRIETIKPGKSVTVTLMLAPTDKVVPKDYTVPIVVKYKDSDGVSYIYEEKATIRVVKNSFTYFVRRILDFFYGFTKNYGIAVILLTLIVKLILFPFTFQQLKSMSKTQELSPMIQELQKKYNDDPKKLQEEQMKLYKKYGINPATGCLM
- the yidD gene encoding membrane protein insertion efficiency factor YidD gives rise to the protein MKKVVLFLIKIYQKFISPMFPNSCRYNPTCSVYTYQAVEKYGVAKGLFLGIKRILRCNPFFPGGDDPVP
- the rnpA gene encoding ribonuclease P protein component, whose translation is MAKLKERLNKREVKEVMKNGTKVRERNLTFVYERKDNLKVAFVPVGVKKSVKRNRVRRKIREIFFKLQEKFKNMWVVIIIPPFVEKRREEVIVKDFEDFLRKVENEKGSTLFN